In Gadus chalcogrammus isolate NIFS_2021 chromosome 13, NIFS_Gcha_1.0, whole genome shotgun sequence, the genomic stretch ACCGCGGTTGGGGGTACAGGCTGTCTCCAAATCAGACTAGGCATGATCAACCCTTTCCACTGCAACATAATAACTCTTTTTGTCATCCAAACAATGCCAACCGATGGGTCCGATCTCACAATCTGCACAGATGAGATACTTGATGCGTCCGACGTCGTTGGTGAAGCCCACGTTCTCGAACGTGTACATGTCGTCCACCAGCCAGTGTGCTGAGAGGTTGTCCCCGGAGCCCTCCGTCAGACTCAGGGCCTTCTTGTTCCTCATGGGGGGCAGGAACAGCTGAAGAGGAGGGCACAGCAATATAAATCCTTAGTAGGACTCAGAGGGATATTTTGTTAATCCatacttacatttacattcaaagtatttggcagacgcttttaaccaaagcaaTTTACGATATGtaaatttgtcataagaaagaaacaatatattTCTGTCGGTACAGTTTAAACATCAAACAAGATAAAACAGGCAAGAATTCATTCCTAAAAGTGAGAAAAATATGCATTTAATTGAAGGAGGGTGCATTGTATTGTGTGGACAGAAGTGCACAGTTCTTTGATTTGGTAAAGGCTGCTGATACAGggcattaaacattaaaacaattTCAGACCATGTGATAACGTGTTGAATGTTGCAATGGGATAAGAGTACCTCTTTCTCCGAATAAACGGCCATTCCTGGACAAAGGACCTTGGACCCGCAGCGCTGACACAGAACCGACTTGAGGTtcttcccatcctcagacaccaGCTCAGAGCGAGTACAACACTCCTTGGACTCCACGCTGGATTCCTCTTTGTCCATCTCGACACCTGACAAAATGCACATTTCATCAATTGACAGTCTATTTTAGCTCCTGCTGTATTTTATTATAACCCATAAACCAGGAGCTTCACTCCCAGGGCTCCACTTCGAGACTCACCCCAGAGAGCTCACAGGGGAATAATGATCTCCGGGAAGAATGATACGAGGAGCTGGCTGTCGACAAGACGGCGCGTCGAGGCAGATCCctatatataaacaaatatatataacttatgtattatgtatatattatgtgtGATATATGTAAGAGTCTCTGGTCAGTGATCATACGAGGACTCACAACCGCTGTGATGAGTGATGCTGGCTCGTTCTTTAGCTAATGCCCCGTCAGGTTGGACATCTTAGAATATTGTGAGAGTCGCGAAGGAAGCAGGCCAAAAGATTCGATGTCAATAAAATGTCCAAGCTTAGATGAATGCGTATAAAATGTTTTAAGATAAATTATGCTAAACAAGGGCTGGGATTCTGAGGTTGCTAGCTGTAGCGCCAGCTAAATAAACTCGTCCGGAAACAAGACGACACTGAAAGGTTCCTACATTCCATTCATGCTACAGACATTGATTACGCAATGTGCCCTGACTCAAAGTCAACAAcctgacctacacacacaataatgtgTTGGCTCTTATGAAATATCATATTTTGCATActttaaaattatgattataAACTAGCCCAAACGGCAATGACTAATCTACTTGGTTTTGTCCCCATAGTCAGTCTACTCTACATGTACTAAACCCCTATTTCAAAAATGTCCTgcatctgtactgtctaacccctacctgcttcttaatttccggtctctgtactgtctgacccccacctgctccttaatgacctgtctaacccctacctgctcctcaatgaccggtctctttactgtccaacctctaccagctccttaatgacctgtctatgaTTTCACCTCAAGTTTCTTTGTAATAAAACGGCTGCTTAATAACTAGTAATACTGAGGAGACATAAAAGTGCAAGCCTTCAATGCTCCAGTTTGCAAATTGATATGGAATTACcacatttatattattaacaGCGATAAGTACAACACAAAGCCCTCTAAAAAAATCATTCTTTAAATGATGCAGATATAAAATAAACTTTTGACACCAATAAGTATCTGCATAAACAGAACATACAAGAAAAGAGTGATACAAATAAATGACAAACAAATTAAAGAATTGACAGGTTTTCCCatcaataaatatttattatgtttacatTTCAGTGAAATGCATGATAATCATCCAACTTTCTACACAGAACATTACACAAAGTCACGAacacacattttagtcattgtaaTAAAGCTCAAGATTGACCTAAAAAAGGAGTCTTAGCAAACAGCAGTTGATACAACCTATCAATGGAGTTCTAAGTTTGATTATCATTTTACTGGATATatggaaaagaaaaggaaataaaatcAAAATCCTAGAAGCTCCTTTAATGTGAGATAGGCCATTTTATTTCAAAACATTACCATTGGACTAAGGCAAAGGAATACTATAAGATTATATTATACATACCACATGGATAATCCCATAGTGAATTTAATGCTTGAATAATTTATAAAAGGTGCAGTAAATATGAACACCTAAAATTGCATTTGAGTAATAGAATCTGAATGGATCACGCTGAAGATTTAAGTTGACCTATTCAGTGGTTTCCTTTGTGCGTAGCCTATATTCCTGATAATCATAGTCATTTTTCCCATTGAGTTCTATATTGTATTTGCTTGGAAGCTTTAAACATTTTGCATGTAGttgcaaaacaataaacaattaTGATCGTAATGTGAATTACCTAAAAAATGTCTCTAGCCCAGCAACATGTAAAGGAAATTCTAAAAATGTCAGTATAAAAGTCGAGCGATGAAGGAAAACCCACATCGTAAAGTATCCCGTGTATATATGTTGGAGATTGTATCGGAGAGGGTTTTGAAAAACATTTTCTGAATACATTTAATTCAATCTGTCTGATGAGCACTTTAAGCTGATTGCATTCGGTTCAGTTCCCCTCGGGAGATGgacgggccggggggggggggtttagtgGAGAGAGCTACACATCTTAAGTCAAATAACAAAAGCGTTGCACCCTACCAAGACACTCGCAGACAATTATATAGGCCCCAAATAGAAAggacttggtgtgtgtgcagaggagcccagcagggttggacactgacacaaacaaaaGAACAGGAATGGTTTACAGTGTGAGCATGATTATGCGGTTTGCATATTCACTGTTCAACAACTCATGTTGCATCCGTGTGCATTTACCACAGTCTACATTGTAGGATTGAAAAGGAGAACTTAAATCCAGTAAATAAGTAGAGTACACAAGTGTCCACCAACGAGGAAAATATCATGATGGGGTCAACCCATTTGGTGGGTCTAAACTTATAGAGCTTAAAGCTCCGTAATAATTAAAACATCTGGTTGGGGTTACCCTCTTTAGGTCGTGTCCATTTACTCAAAGGGGGCAAAGAAAGGTGTCGAAACAGAACAGGACAAACGACCAGAAAACCCACACAGGATGGGAGCAAATCATGTGTACAGAATGGTGCAAGGTGAACATTTTGAAATCCAGCagcatgtatttttttaaacatccgGGCGTGTTTCGAGCATCGAGACAAACCAAGACGGCGCTCTACAGTAGGGTGTCATCTGTGCATCCCCCCTCCAGGCCGTAGCGGAACTCTTGGAGGTTGGAGACCCCGTAGAAGTGGACGCAGGCGGCCGCCACCACCAGAACGTGGAATATCTGATGGGAGTGAAACTGTGGAGAGAACAGAGCTGGCTTAGAACACACTTCCCTTGCGCTTGGAGCACAAATTAAAAGCATAATACATGATTATCTTGCAtcatcaaaaatatataattggataaaagcatttgaaagatcttacacacacacacacacacacacacacacacacacacacactttacattaCAAACGTACCCAGATGTCACACTTCCCGGGGAAGTAGCGCTCCGGGATCCTGGCTGCGTACAGCCCTGCCCCAGTGATGTACATGGCTCCCATCAGGTAGAACCAGCCCATCTGGCCCACCGTGGTGGCCTTCACGAAGCCCTCCTCGATGGTAAAGTGCATGGTTGGCACGATGCCGCTGAGCCCCAAGCCCATGAACacgcctgggggagggggacgacACGCAGCCAAAGATTTAGAGGTTACCCCAAAGCGcacacactgaaaaaaaaacgaactcAAAGATAATTACAAATGTTTCAATCCTATATGGAAAATAAAAATCTTCTTTTTTCATAAAAgccattttttttcaaatcatTACCATTGGACTAAGGCAAAGGAATACTACAagatcatattatattatacatgcTTTATGCATAAATTATGCTGGTTCTAGTTATAACTACAAATGTTTGACTCCTGACTCTCAAAAAAAGTCCCACTCCATGTTTAGCCGTCGTTAATCATTCCCCAGGTGAGAGGATGCGTAAAGGGGTACCTGCTCTGGTGGGCCTGTGACGAGGTGTGGAGAAGCGGTCCCACTGGGCCACGACGATGGCGGCGATGCCCAGGACGCACACGATGGTGAGGTAGATGaggcggggctggggggagcAGTAGAAGGAGTAGTAGAGCCACGGCACGAAGGAGCCCATGATGAGCAGAGCGATGCCCGAGTAGTCCAGTCTGAGGAGACGGGAGGTAACGAACGTAAAGAACACAGTCGTTTACTGGGCCTGTCCAACATGTAAATGTCTGTAATGTCATTTTACTCTGCTAACACATGTGCACATTGAATAAATAGGCAGCAACTTGAATTCAAAgaacagaaatgtgttgtgataaCAGGAGCTGGGTAAAATCACAAAGAACCGTGTCAAAACCCAGAGAGCTGTGTAAAATCACAAAGAGCCTtgtaaaaacacacagagcTGTGCAAAAAAACATGCAAAGCCGCGTAGGAACACAGGTAGCTGCGAAACATACTTGGAGAAGGTGCGAGACACTTTCTCGGAGTGGCAGTACACGGTGTGGAAGAGCCAGGAGAAGCTGAGGCACAGGACGGCGCCCAGGAAGAACATCCCGAACACCACCTTCTCTTGCAGCGGGGCCATGAAGTACACGTTGGGTCTCAGCAGGGTCAGCGTCCCCAGGCAGATGAACATGATCAGCCCTGCAGGTCACAAAACCACTTCATCACCGCTGCTCTAACAACACTCATGCACATGGAGATAGATCCTTTAACCCATCAGTAGTTGGGTCAAAATATGTGCCCAAATGCTCTGCTTCAACAGGGCACCGAGTTCTAGAAGATCCATCCTGCTGTTCAAAGAGCGGCCCTTTACATGAGCCCATGACAACACGCAGGGCAGACTCACCCACTAAGTGGGTCCAGATGTTGCCCGTCTCTGTGTGGATTCTGAAGATGCTGCCGAAGCAGGCGCGGAACGAGGGCATGGGCGGTCTGTGTCCGTGCAAGAGGTAGTCGTTGTCCTTCAGCCACTCCGGGAGCACGTGGAAGGGGATGACCCTCCAGCGGCCCTCCCACACCTGAGGAACGCCGGTCGTTAAGTCACAGAGGTCCTCAAGGTAGTAAACAATCGGACCGTTTCACCAGTCAGCCGAGACAACAGGTGAGTTGCAGGTGAGTCAGTGTTCATTCGTAGCGACGCCCGGCTTTTAAGGCCGCAGCACGGGCAAAAGTCAAACCACATCTTTCACCTTGTGGGACAATAAAGTTAATCTTTAATCTTCTTAAATCTAAAACAGGCCAGCCTAGTTTAACAGCCTGACATCTGGTTCACTCCCCAACGTCCTTTATGAATCACAAAAACCCGACACGACTTAACAAGAGTAGATTTCAGTGCATTGGTGGTGTTTCTAATAGTGTATCAAATACATTTAAGATTGACATTTGTTAGTAGGGGTCAGCTACGGGTGTATGATGTTGAAAGACCCGACACACCCAATGACCCATCGTTCCATCtctgatgatgtgtctaagtgcatcaatagatgtatatCAAACTGTTGTTAACTGCAAAAGCACTCGGTCATTACTTTGTGAACgaactcctccatcttctccatgGCGTGATGCGCCTGGAGAGGCAAGGTGAGCACCTCTCCCAcctcgtcgtcgtcctcgtcaTCCTCGCCCAGCATGGACGCCcccttcaacacacacagagaaccatgaCGCCCGGGCCGATCGCATTTGTATTTTCTGCAAACAGTCGTCGACACACTCTAGCCGGGTCTCACCTCGGTGTGCAGGCCTTTAGAACCCGTGGGTCTTCCCCCTTCCTCTAGCAGCGGTCCCAGCTCCATCAGAGCCACGTCGGGGACCTGGGAGTCCTCTGAGATCCGGCAGTCTGCATCGCTGGCAGATCCGTTTCGGCCTGACATAGGAAGGCTGCCTGATGACTTATTCAGAGCCTGTATTCCGCCGGGCGGTCCTGGACGACTTCTGCCAGAGCCGTAAACAAACAAGCAGGGATCAGTGAAAGctgattaaaaaagaaaaatgacaaaATTAAACGGGCTATAAATAAAACAGCCGGTGATGCCTTTCCTGATCTTGACTCTAGTGGATATTTCAAATCAAAACCACCAGCAAAGCTGATGCATTTGAATGTGTTAACTAGATAGGCTtgcaataaaaatatgtatggAATAGTTTGACAAATAGCTGCAAATTACAATAAACCGCAGAGTGGTGATAATAAAACAGAAATGTATGCCAATAAACCAAAAAGTGATGCCAATAAACCAGAAAGTGATCAAAGGAGCAGTTTCCAGTGAACAAGGTGCGACAATAACACGGGACGGGTTGTTGTCGCACCTTCCTCACTGGAGACTGTCGGCTCCTTCGATCACTTTTTGCTTTAATGTCATCACTTTGTTGACGTGCTCTATAGATACCACACGTTGTGGTACGTCTGATCTCACCCGTCGGTGAATGTGTTGTCCGTGTTATTTGATGTGGTGCTAGCCTCGTTACCTCGCAGCTAGCCTGTCCTGCAGCCGACGGAGGGGCGCGCAGATCTCAATCTTTAGGAACCCGGCGCACTACTAAACATTTCTAGTTCACCCAAACGCGTTCACGTAGACGGATGGAAGTGTGCTAAAGGGCAGTTGTTACCTGATAAGGTAGCGTACACACCAGGTACATGAATTATCAATAACGAAATAGGATCTTTGCGGAAGTGAGAACGCTTC encodes the following:
- the rabif gene encoding guanine nucleotide exchange factor MSS4, translating into MDKEESSVESKECCTRSELVSEDGKNLKSVLCQRCGSKVLCPGMAVYSEKELFLPPMRNKKALSLTEGSGDNLSAHWLVDDMYTFENVGFTNDVGRIKYLICADCEIGPIGWHCLDDKKSYYVAVERVDHA
- the adipor1a gene encoding adiponectin receptor protein 1a; this encodes MSGRNGSASDADCRISEDSQVPDVALMELGPLLEEGGRPTGSKGLHTEGASMLGEDDEDDDEVGEVLTLPLQAHHAMEKMEEFVHKVWEGRWRVIPFHVLPEWLKDNDYLLHGHRPPMPSFRACFGSIFRIHTETGNIWTHLVGLIMFICLGTLTLLRPNVYFMAPLQEKVVFGMFFLGAVLCLSFSWLFHTVYCHSEKVSRTFSKLDYSGIALLIMGSFVPWLYYSFYCSPQPRLIYLTIVCVLGIAAIVVAQWDRFSTPRHRPTRAGVFMGLGLSGIVPTMHFTIEEGFVKATTVGQMGWFYLMGAMYITGAGLYAARIPERYFPGKCDIWFHSHQIFHVLVVAAACVHFYGVSNLQEFRYGLEGGCTDDTLL